The DNA segment cattattgatatttttttacttcatttttatgtttcttcaattttttaatgatataaTGAAATGTGGACTCACTCTTGATGTTGATGGTAAAATCGATAAAAATGTTGACCTGTGCCAGCAAAAGTTGAAAACCCTAGTCGTTGAAAGTATATTTTGTTTTCGTAGATCATACTTATTGATGGCAAAATCTTGACATGATAACTCACCTATGTGTCCTCAaaggtaaatttgtaattttggaaAGAAAGATTACcagtaaaataaagaaaaagaaaaataccaaTGTAATACCTTCTACAGAACCTCCGATGCTTAAGTAAGTAATGAGCAAAGGATGCGAGCAAGCTAGAAGCCaaaagattacttaccttgggTGATGCTTATGACCTCCTATTTATAGCGGGGTGGAGCTAGGGGTTTCTAATCCAAAAGGGATCAGATTAGGGAATGTTAATTCAGGTTGTTCATGGGGGACTGAGACAATAGCCCACAGGAAGTGGACCTTCACGGGACCGAGGCCGAGATgggcaagttgtgtcattttgGCCCAACATCTTTCCTTTTCTTGGTCTCTTTCTCCCTCGACTTATTGGCCCATTTCTAACACTCCTCTATAGCCCTCATGTGACTCTCATTATtccggtcttacccttaaaaGTCCGTCCTCCCAAGCTCATGATTCTTGGTCCAAAAATGACCTATAACAATATTATtacatattatttaaataaagaagttctttaaaaaaaatgacattgATTTGTGATATATGTGCATATAGTTGATGAATAGATATATTGATTTATTccaattataaaatgaaaataaagaaagagtGATATATAAACGAAAATGaatgcccaaaaaaaaaaaaaaacctcatcaATATTGGAATCTTGAAAATCCATGTTTCAAGAGAGCATCAAAAGCTCTTAAAATGTCTCCTTTGGACATCTTAAAAGATGCATAAGCATCTCGAGATACCCAAATATTATTCTATATTTCTGCAAGATAAAAACACGGTAGTATTTCAAATGCCTTAATACTCATAGAAATCTTGGATTCCCACAAAACAATATGATATTACATTTCTCTATATCTTTATTAGAAGTTTTTCATCcgtttattttttcttttaaatgattttaaGTCTTGATATcgataaatcaaatagttatcaaacagtTTGCAAAgcattttattattagttttcaaTATTAAAACAAACTCCCATTAAAGAAAACGCTAGAAACAAATGGAAAAAAACTAGTCTTTTTCAACAAAGTAATAATTGGAAAAatctctcaatttcttaaatCATCCAAAGTCAACTCCAATCACACACAAAAACTccctataaatatataaatccCTCAACTCTTCCATCAAATCTCCAAATCATCATCAAAACACACAATTAAGCCCCTTAAATCTCCTTCAAACATGGAGCAACTCAATGGAAGCTTCACAGCTGatcatgaagaagaagaagaagcaacttTCATGGCTCAATTACTCTTCAACAATATTACACCTTCCTCAGCTGATCCTTTCATGGCTTCCCTTCCTTATGAAACAccttcttcttcaaccttttATACCCTTTCACAAGAGACTAGTGATGGAAACTATTGCAGCCAATTATTATTCCCcactaatgaaaataataataattattattattgcaaTCCCAtgaacaacaataataataatcatgatttttcattGGGGGAGCTTGgaaattattacaataacaaTGGTAGTAATTTCCACCTTGAAGATCATGAAGACTCTATTAATTTAGAGGTGAGTGAGAATCATTTGCAGCCTTGTTCTGAAGCTGAGTTGATGAAATTACCTGAAGAAGCTGCCCAATTTGAGATCAATTGCAAGAAAAGATCAAGGGCAGGATTTGGGGATAATCATGTAAGTATATAAGATATATTTTCCATATGAATCAAAATTACATTCTTTAAGTTTCGAGTTTAATCGTAATTtgatattgaataaaatatttaaaaaaataccatttatttttttacaatatgtgaGGGAGAGGAATCAAACCtctaactttaaaatttttaatgtatatataagttttagtttattattataattattattattggtagTATTTGGAGCTTgaaaatataatgaaaagattaaATTCATCTCTAAACTCAATGATCTAAGTTTGATTCATTTGTATTAATTAATCATTGAACATGGTAAACTcacaaattttaacaaaatttagtTCTAATACcgtttttctttgaaattttgtctgACTTAGTACTATGTATATGTCATAATTAATTGAAAGCATATGATCATAATACATTTtagtgacttatttttaaagtttggtATGCAATTTGATGATGGGTTTAGagtaaatttgatatatatatatatttggtatAGTAATGATAAATGACATATGATGAGGTATTTGTGTGGTTTAATATCTCTACGTAcattaatattattttcttgAATTCAGATAAGTTgtagtttttttaatattatatttatttaaaaggtTATACTAATAAACTACTGTAGGTACAAAAGGAGAGGAATGAGAGGCCAAAGAAAACTCAAAAGCTTATTACCTCAAGCAGCATTAACACTGAAGAAGATGGCAATCCTGGCCCTAGCAGACAAAGCACAAGCAACTATTGTTCTGAAGACGAATCCAATGCCTCTCTCGATCGAAACGGAGGAGCTAATAACTTGGGATCGAGTCCGAACGGGCCGACCAAATCCCGAGCTAGCAGAGGCTCAGCCACAGATCCACAGAGCCTCTATGCAAGGGTAAGgcaataatgaaaaataaataaataaatttgggaaaagaaaaacaattcatttttcattaattgtaatgcttaattttattacagaaaagaagagaaagaatcAATGAAAGGTTGAGAATCTTACAGAATCTTGTCCCAAATGGAACAAAGGTaagaaattgttttaaatggtaaaatttttttaaatatttttaaatataaaaaaaatgtcacaaTCTATCCGTAATagatgatagtagtctatcagtgtctatcacggatagataattacagtttttactatatttataaatattttgattattttttttatatttgaaaacggCACACTTGTGAAAGTACCTGAATTACTGCCTGTTTTGGGATGTGTAGGTTGATATCAGCACAATGCTTGAGGAAGCTGTTCAATATGTGAAGTTTCTACAACTCCAAATCAAGGTTATTTTCAAACAAAGCACAAAAGCTTTattagctaaaaaaaaaaaaaagacaattttttttttttttttttttttttttcttttaacatcTCCAAAAACTCATCATTTTTTACAACAGCTCTTTGACATTTTCATTATAACTGATTATTATTGCAGCTATTAAGCTCTGATGATTTATGGATGTATGCTCCAATCGCTTACAATGGAATGGATATCGGACTTAACCCGACGACCCTGAAAACACCAAAAGAGAAAGAATTATGAAACAGAGAAGATGGGTTGCTGTGCAGTTTGAGAAGAAaaagtgtaatttttttttttttttttggtggggAAATAATGTGTCTTTTGTAAAACTTGttgatagattttttttcataacCCAATGGATGAAATGAGAGTTTGATAGAGCGAATTCGATTCGAGGAGTTTTCGAGTTTTCGAACCTTTGAGATAAAAAATGTTTTGTAAAGGAAGGTGATGGAGATTTAGTAATTTCAAGAAAATGTTCATTCTTTGTATTACGCTCAATATGTTCTTAACTTTGAGTGCACTTTCCCTGCAACTTttgattataattaaatatataatataagttCAATGAAGCTGTGATGAAAAGAGAAGTTTAACTTCATATTGTCACTTTATATCAACTCTTCTAACCATGTTTGTTGATTAAAGAAGGCGTTATATGGCCTCAAACAAGCACCACATTTCCAAGTCCAGCTCAAGTTTGTTTTGTGGATCGTTTTAGCACCGTTACTTTATCTAGCATCGAAGCTGAATACATGGCATGTGGCAATAATGGCTCCCCAAGAATGTGTATGTACACTGAAATGCATGATATCATGGTATTTTACATTAACTTCTACTGAAAAAGCTTAGTCAAATTTGTGTAGAAATTTTTAGGAAAGATTATTAGTAGTAGCTCTATAAATTCATGGTATTTTCTTCCCTACTGGACAGAACAATAAAAGAGAGCATTTAGTTCATATTCATTGAGTTCTCTTATAGGGTGTCAATTTTTCTCCTAGGACCATTATTTATTTAGGTAATTGTAAAAAATAACGCTCGAAGTTTTCACCATTCACGAATAGCATCTAtttttaccaattattttaATGACTCGTCATGGTGCATCTCCCAAGGATTGATACCAAATTTAGGCACAAAAGATAGAAGATAAAAGGTTCAGCTTTGTCTCCCACCTTTAGTTTAATAATCCCACAATTTTAACATATTTTGCTTTCATTTTTatcttctctctttctcttcattTTCTAGCCATTTTTCAGATCTCttatacatattgtttgttttgttcatatatgtgtgtgtgaCAGAGAAAGGAGTTAGGGTTTTAATTGGAGAATGACATCTAACAAGGCAGAGATTATTCTAACACAAAGATGACAATTTGGGTTATGAGCAAAATTGTATATAATATTGCGTGAAATTTAGAcccgtttggtaattattttgttttttattttttgttttgtgaaaaataagtctattttctctcaatttcttacaataatttacatctttcttaagcaTAATGgtgaatttttagctaaatttcaaaaaaaaaaaaaaacaagtttttaaaaactatttttttttttttttcaaaatttggcttgatttttaaacTGTTGGTAAAAAGTAGTtcacaaatgaagaaatttaaaggtagaagtagtgtctatatgtttaattttgaaaacaaaaaataaaaaacgaaatgattatcgAACAGAGTCTTAgctatttcaaatttcaaacaatTTAGAGAGAAAGGAGTTAGGGTTTTAAAcgaaatgaattttgaaatttgttctaaaaatacaATTTGagagtttttcttttataagacAAAAATTGATGTGACAACTaatttatgaaaaatgaaaatatacgTGATATCATTTACTCATTTACCtacttgaaaattattttcttttaattcccACCCGGCCTCATTGTCACCCCTAGCTAAGTACTAATACCAAATGTAGAGAAGACAAAATTAGCTATTTCTAATAATCAATATCAAAGTTTCTTGCCTCAATTTTAAATATGGCgaaaaattaattctctaatGCCACAAAGAAGAGGCAAACCTTATCATTGTTCCTTACAATGGATATTCCTTGTGAAAAATATATTCCAAAGAGGAGGAGTTGAAATCTTTGTTGTTGAGAGTAgactttatataatatatatacatatataatatatatatatatatatatatactatagaAAAAAAAGGCTTTTAAGAATGATATAAAAACTAGTGAACCCAATATGgatttctattttaaattaatacctCGCGATCTAAGATAGTTGACTAACTCTAAAGAAAACCTATTTCTTTtgtagattatatatatatatatttgaaatcttTGTGAAAAATCTCTAATCTTAGTTAGTTTGATAATGTTTTCATTTATTGTTTATGTTCCTCAGTTTTTAAGAAATATATCACTTGTTTGATAATTCATCTCGTTTCTTATTTctagaatttgaaaaaaatttctactagaaaacaaaaaataattagcaaaccatagtttcaaaaaacaagaaatagatatagttattaattaaacatatttttgtttctatttttggaaaacaaaaaacatgaaACATAAAATGGAAAGGTTGTCAAAACGGATCTCCATTTTATGTCTACTTTTATTATCTACAAACAAATTGACATTTCATGTAGATCATTATGATAAAGTACACTAAATCAAATGGGTATTCGGACTATTCTAAAATAGTTTTCTctcttatattattttattttggatttaacgaaatcaatataattaattgataattttagtaattgttttaaatgacaaaattgttgcaaatatttttaaatataacaaaacgtCACTGATTGTCAAtgataaatattgatagacacagatagacATTTACTAATGTCTATCATTGACACTGATGGATGTCTATAATGTTTATTATTGTCTATCACCGAtgaatttgctatatttgcaaataagTTAgcttattttcctatatttgaaaataactcttAATACatcattaataatttattaaaatgtttctttaattcatttatattaataaaaaaatattaaataaatgaaattagttatttacttaaattattaattaattattagctAACAATATCttatacatatttaattagttaaattaaataagttgatttttttaataactataactatttatgattatttataacaaaattgttatttgttgagattaattttgaataggaCATCGATTTTTAACCTATCAAAacttttcttattaaaaaaaaaaacatatcaaaacataaaaacatttttttttcaatatggttAACGTTCATTATTAACATATAGAAATATGGTGTTATCTTTTTTCTTacattctttttttatatttcctattaaaatattttttatattatttaattcaaattaagattataatttataatatttaactataagtaatttatattaaataatatattgtaataaataaaaatcatataatttattcaattaaGTTATCTGGTTAATAactaaatatgtttatttaaattattaattgattaattcagtATTAGTGAAATTAACTTAGTATaagtattaattttaatagtactTATATACTTAACTATCCCATTAAAATGATTCTCTTATTATTAgctaattattttttgtaatgcttctacttaatttttaatggttatttatttatttataaaaatgattgTTTTATTACTTATCTATTGAAATCATAGGAGGCATTATGATTAATCTCATAccataaatacaaaaaaaaacagAGTGTATTCTCATACAATTCTGATAACATTTGCACATACAACTAAAGTAATTATTTATTTCCAATAATCTTATTCTCAGACATATTTTTCTCACGCTTATTGTTAGATATCTATAAAATCTTAAATCAAATGACCTCTAAGAAATGTCCAAAACAAAGAGGTCTTATATTATAGAAATGGGTCTAGACCAACTAATCGACAAGCCGACAAACTCAAGGGTGACCACTCTTAGGTCGAATGTGCCTACGGGATCGATTTATGTTTAGCTGATCCACTGTACTGAAATTAAGTTCGAAAATCTTAAATCAAGTAATTTAGataaatagaaagaataaaGTCTTTTTTTGGGTAAGCTCAAATACTCGAATAATATTTTGTTTCGTAAACACATTGAAAACTCTACTTAAGTTAACCATTAAAGGGTGTTTGACAAGTATCACATATTGCACAACAACTTCCCTATCTTCCATCataatttgttttctttctttctttcttttgttttttaactCAAATAACTTCACTTTTTCAAAtacttaataaattataatacaaggaaaaatctttttttttttaatttcaatttcatataattatacTAATTTCATGTGTTTTCTCATTGTCCTACCCATTGACTCCCATATAGaaactatttaattttgcattatGGAGGGAATGCATTTAATCACATCTAGGCTTCTTAATgtcaaacaataaaaaaatatcaacatTGAGTTTAAGTTCTTAATATGAATTGAAATGCAAATAATGTCAAATTTTGCtcctatttttctaaatttgttgactcttgattatataaatttaaactagcaagattttttttctactatttgatgtttgggaatgtcaaatatctcaaaatatttattgaaattttgtatatttcttTTCAAGAAGTGCAAAAAAGTCATTATATTGTTTAAATTCATGTCAACTCTTTAGTCCTCCAATGAAGATGGATTATCCCTCAATCTATGAATAAACCCTCTTTTATTAGCATAATTTAAACTAAAACATCCCCCTCTACAAATTGAACAAATAAgtcaaattacaattttaatttgatttgactTTTTTCTAGTTTTCTGCTTggttcttttttcaatttttcaattttttaattttactcaatcaTTTAAGATAGTGGCAATTTTTCTCAATGATATTTATAtcacaaataaagaaaatagaagaattaCACTTATTATTTGCATAAAGAAAATTCAACAAACCACCCATATTCTATTGGaaattttcatagatagaaaaaatatcaaactatttaaagaaataggaaaaatatatatatattgatagacGCTAATAgattctatcaacgtctatcaaataagattaaaattttgttattttgtgtaaatagtttcccgtatttttctatttttgaaaatccctcATATCTAAAATCCATTTGAATTATGTCCGATGCCAACTTTATGCAATTAAAAAActatatagaaaaataatgtaTAAACCTTTATCCATTTTCTATCCATTTCTTTAGATAATAAATAAGAACTTAATTGTATGTTTgggtaattttaaaattattaaaatcacttttgtcatacTCAAAATAAAATTCACTTGTCattctcaaaataaaattcacttttaactcactcaaaattaatttaataattagttttatgcAATAcaatttttaacaaattttagaGTATCAATAACTTCTTTCTCATGAATCTTTGTTATTGAAACttacaaactatttatagaagaGATACATGAAGATTAGAGAGAAAACTTCAActataattaaaaacaactttttaacaAACTAACAAATAACAAATTTCGCCAAAATTAATTGTCATAAAATATGTAGATAACTTGAGGTCAGAGGTTTAATTCCGACCCGACAAATtctccataaaaaaaaaaataataataacaaatttcAGCAACtaattacatatatattctATTATCCCCTCAGACAAAATGGCTTGGAAGCCATGCGCTTGTGCCTTGGAAATTGCAAACGATCAGATGTTAAGGCCTTAGTGAGGAGATCTACGGATTGCTGAATTGTGGAGATAAAATTGGGCTGTACATCACGAGCCACCATCTTTTCTCAAACGAAATGAAAATCGATCTCTACATGTTTGATACGACCCTGAAAAGTGGGATTCCTAGCAAGTTATATAGCTTACTGATTGTCGCACAAGAGCAAAGGAGCTCTCTAGAAAAATAATGACATCTCTCAAAATTTGTCGCACCCAAGACAACTCTTCTGCCACTATAGCAAGAGTTCGATATTCGGCTTCAATGGAGTCCCTTGAGATCGTACTTTGttacttatatatatttactaCTTCTATAGAATTTTGGAAGAACAATAAAATTGTTTAGATGATTTTAAGTTGATTTTAAATAGAAACAAGCGATGGTCTAAATTTATTCTTTAgtgtttaattgatataattaattgttaattgaacttttaattaatataacctcaaaattttgatgtcaCAATTGATTTTTCCAACTACTTTTAGTTAAAGCACATCTTCCCGTAAGCACTTTTGAAAGAACTAAATATACTTTAGGTTATCTAATAAAAGAATGTAGAAAATTGGATGAACTCAAAAAAAAGAGAGGTAGAAAATTGATAGGTTTTTGCCCTCCTCCATCAATATAccattttagttttcattaCAATATTTATCTTTTCTAATCACATACATACGTAACTCAACTAACTTAATACTTATACTATCGACCCTAAAATTAGAAGTGATTCTTTTACTATGACaaaaaaaacttcatttttCTTACTTATTTTTTACTCAATAGTATCATATAATAGTACACACTTAAATTCCACTTCTCTAATTTTGTATGTTGAAAGAAGAGTTTAGAAAATAATCATGTgtaaaaagatattaaaaaacAAAGGCAGGAAACCAAAGTGAGCAAAAATGGCATATACTCATTTCCTTgaatttagaaattcaaatcCCTATACTCCACTTTTTGTacttagaagaagaaaaataaaagatcaaagAGACTTACGAAgacactatttttttagttgatCAAAACCATTACACTTTAAAATAAGTGCACAAGGGTTGAATTGTTATACTCGTAAAGAACCCTAAGAACCTACATATTTTGAATTGTTACTCATGAAATTTATTAAGAGATACTTGTTTCATAAAATCTTCACCACCATCCACCTAAATCACAAGAAAAGACATCCAATTTAACTTTAGTTCGTATCAGCTATCAACACCCAAACTCTGCTTTCAAAAAGTCTACAAGATCTACATTATAGTTCAAATCTTCATCCATGTGGATTGTAGCTTTGTATGTTTGAATAATCTCCCAATCCCTATGAACAATATGACACTCTCAAAAAGATAAAACAAATATGCAAAGTTTACAATTTAAGCCTTTGACATTATAGTGCTACAAATAACAATCTTATTAAGTTAATGACCATATTTAACCTCCTCACCAACAAACTACAGTGGTGGCATAATGCTGCTTAGCCCACCCAAGACAAGTTAATCACGAGTCCTCTGCAACTGCCCAAATAAAAATCCAACAGAGAACTCCTCAGCATGTTATAGTCTAACAATAACATGTCAAATTTAAAACCCTCATCGTTTATTGTCATATGTTACAAGAATGCAAAGATATATGCTCGAGACCTCCTGGACGATGACTGCGTTTGACGTGACAGACCACTCCACTCCACTCCACTGTGTGCAATCATCTACAGATTCCTAATATATTGTCTTCCTTCTTATGCACGATTCTCATTGACATAGTTTGGAACTTCGGCTTGGCTGTCAAGAGGCATGTACTGAGCCATAATAGCTCTGATTTCTGAATCCATGTATGACTGCAGTAGCAAAAAATCCCTAGGATTATCAATCCATAAAATGACGTAAAAAAAGGTACTGGCTTATGTctacttaaaaatgaaaaagcatATCCCCATTTATATAAAGTACAACATGGATTGTAGAATGCTACCAACAGGATTTGAAGGCTCCTCAATCAATAAGGAGAACAAATGTCagttaaataatatgaatatgCTTACCCTCAATCTGTATTTGTATACAAGGTATGCTCCACCAGCAGCCATAGCCAAGCCTATCAAAATAACCCAAACAGCAGTCCAGGCAGATCTTCCACTAGACGCCTTACCTGCAAATGGAGATGGAATGTTAGTGAAAGACAAACCActtcccccctcccccctctCAAACTCTTGGTCCAATTTGGTATCTCTTTTGACACCTTTAAAGTTCCCTTTCCCAGCAGGAATTATGACATTACATTGGATGCTCTTTGGGGTGTCTAAGGCTCAAGAACAGGTGCTATGCTTTGTGGCTTAATGCAGGGCAAGCTAGTCTTTTCAAATCGTGtttgaaaataaacaattttttgTAAATGTTGAGGAATATGGATGCTGTTTGGGAGAATGTAATTTTTGTCCATCTACTATAAACACTAATTCCAAATATTTTGGTACTTAATCCCCTACTTCTATTGTCTGCAATAGGAGAGGGGTTCACAGCTCTGAAATATTAGCACATAGACAATTGTACGCATGAAGATGCTGTTGCTTACTTATACAAGTATCATGGTCTCTGATATACAAAAGATCACCACTGCAACTGCACTCGTAGCTGCCCCAGGTATTTTTGCAGCTACATTCAGGGCACTGACAGGCCTTCTTCTCTTTGCACTCGTCAATATCTGTATGACACAATCAAACAAGTACAAATTACAAATCTATCTCACATACCAGTAACAGAAGAGGTGCATCCTTGTGTAACtttgataatattttcattCCAGATTAAACCAAATGTAGTATAGCAGTCAGTCGGTAGATTATCATTCCATGAAGAACAACCACCAGCTACTTCAGCTCTCATAAACATGATCTTTTTTTATTGGAAACAAGAAAACCCTCTCTTGAAAGAAATAAAACCTGTCCTATGTATGTAATTGGAGAGACCTTTTGTAACTGTCCTTTGGGGGTTTTCCCCTCTTATATATTCTATAATTTCATACCATCAATGGAATTGTTTCATATccgaaaagaaaaagaaagaaaaaaaagaatgttCATGGTTCATTACTAGAGATTGAAACGGGAAAAAGTCCACTAAAAAATTATTCACAAAATAGAAGTTAATAACGATAATAATAGTCTACAATGTCAACACATCTTCTGCTTGTCGATATCAGGGAAAAACaggaattaaaaagaaatggtTGCTTAACACACACCATCTGGGCATGAATGAACAGTAATCATAATATTTGCATGTCCACAACAAGAacggattaattttttttttctttaaggaGAAACCAAACTTTAGTTGAGAAAAGATGAAAGAGTAATACACAGGTAGATTAAAAAAAGGCCACAAAAGGAAGTCCCGCTAAAGAAAGGAACTCCAATCAAGTAACAAGAGAACtaacaaataattacaaaataatttggTACCCAAACATCCCATGGGTCCCTCTTTACTCTAACAATTCTATTTGTCTTTTCCCCTCGTAAGCCCCAAATAAAGCACACCCCCCAGCTTGCCATAAAAATGAGGTGCATAGAAGAGATCGGTTGCCGCATTCTTCTGGCCATTTTTTGGTTCAAACTTCAGTTAAGCGTTTGACAGATTCAAATGGTGTTCTCGAGAAGAAAATGGTAAAGCAGGGTGGAAAGGTTTgtatccaaaaaaataaaagcttCTTGTGGAATGAGTGCTTAGAATGTTTCTAAGTGAAAAGAGTGCAAAACAATGTCAGTGTCTGTATTTGGTACTGGGTTCTACTTAGTCTGTGCTATGTTTTAAAGATTGTGAAGATCTTGGCTTGTTTTTATTACGTTGTTATAGCAGAAAATTGGCTTGCAGCATTTCAATTGTGTGGCTGGCTTAGCATGAGTATTCCTCactgaaagaaaaaaatcagcAGCTTCTGTGCGGTTCTTTCTTCAAAGGAAAAGTTAAGGTGTTCTGGGATTGTGTTGAAAAAACAATTTTGTAGTCTATAGATTAAAAGAGAGAATTTTTAGAGGTATTCCAAAGGAGTGAAGGGAGGTTTTTTATCTTGCAAAAATATTATGGTTATTGCTTCAAATTGGGAATTTAATGGCCCGGGGGATTCGGCACCTAACGGTTCTGGCATTTTCCTACATCTTCTGCAATCTTGCAATGCCACCCACTTATCTTGAGTAGCAACCTTACAATGCCACCCACTTATCTAGATTAGTTAATTAGTGGTCACAAGAATTTCCAATCATAGTGGAATTTATGAATATTGTTTTCCTCATCTTTAGACATTTTTTTGGTAGTAAAGCAATATCCAT comes from the Benincasa hispida cultivar B227 chromosome 5, ASM972705v1, whole genome shotgun sequence genome and includes:
- the LOC120077660 gene encoding transcription factor RSL2-like encodes the protein MAQLLFNNITPSSADPFMASLPYETPSSSTFYTLSQETSDGNYCSQLLFPTNENNNNYYYCNPMNNNNNNHDFSLGELGNYYNNNGSNFHLEDHEDSINLEVSENHLQPCSEAELMKLPEEAAQFEINCKKRSRAGFGDNHVQKERNERPKKTQKLITSSSINTEEDGNPGPSRQSTSNYCSEDESNASLDRNGGANNLGSSPNGPTKSRASRGSATDPQSLYARKRRERINERLRILQNLVPNGTKVDISTMLEEAVQYVKFLQLQIKLLSSDDLWMYAPIAYNGMDIGLNPTTLKTPKEKEL